One genomic region from Leptospira tipperaryensis encodes:
- a CDS encoding helix-turn-helix domain-containing protein, producing MNPATEELEAGKDLPSSEHITEVVKENLKLIRHTKGFSLDKLASRCGVSRAMLSQIEQGKSVPTISVLWKIANGLNVPFSELLKEKGTEGIIVMKAENTKVLFSSSKVFSSRALFPYNGNRKTEFYELILKPGGIEVAESHQSGTTENIVVVSGKLRLRVGEKVVELEPKDSVFFRADIPHEYSNPTDQETLMYLVMDYRDEIN from the coding sequence ATGAACCCAGCCACGGAAGAATTGGAAGCAGGGAAAGATCTTCCCTCCAGCGAACACATCACTGAAGTCGTTAAAGAAAATCTAAAACTCATCCGCCATACGAAAGGGTTTTCCTTAGACAAACTCGCCTCCCGTTGCGGAGTCAGTCGGGCTATGCTTTCTCAGATCGAACAAGGAAAGAGTGTTCCTACAATTTCCGTTCTTTGGAAGATCGCAAACGGTCTGAATGTTCCTTTTAGTGAACTTCTAAAAGAGAAGGGAACCGAAGGGATTATCGTGATGAAGGCTGAAAACACAAAGGTTTTGTTTTCCAGTTCCAAAGTCTTTTCCAGCCGCGCACTTTTCCCTTATAACGGAAATCGAAAGACTGAATTTTATGAACTCATTTTAAAACCTGGTGGGATCGAGGTTGCGGAATCGCATCAATCGGGAACCACGGAAAACATCGTGGTAGTTTCCGGGAAACTTCGTCTTCGCGTCGGAGAAAAGGTCGTGGAACTCGAACCAAAGGATTCCGTTTTTTTTAGAGCGGACATTCCGCACGAATATTCCAACCCGACCGATCAGGAAACTCTGATGTATCTTGTGATGGATTACAGAGACGAAATCAATTGA
- a CDS encoding SRPBCC family protein, translating into MKRIQHEEITKASPTQLWKVYQDVSNWKTWDHEIEESFLKGEFKVGSKGMLKPKGGPKTWFRLMEVKDKELFSDLTNLPLCKLEFRHELIPTNSGTKFVHTVTFSGPLSFLFSRVIGNKIREELPGAMKNLAKLAEAA; encoded by the coding sequence ATGAAACGTATCCAACACGAAGAAATCACAAAGGCCAGTCCGACCCAACTCTGGAAAGTCTATCAAGACGTTTCCAATTGGAAAACCTGGGATCACGAAATTGAAGAATCTTTTTTGAAAGGAGAATTCAAAGTCGGAAGTAAGGGAATGCTCAAGCCAAAGGGCGGACCAAAAACTTGGTTTCGATTGATGGAAGTAAAAGACAAAGAATTATTTTCCGATCTTACAAACCTTCCCCTCTGCAAATTAGAATTCAGACACGAACTGATTCCTACAAATTCCGGAACTAAGTTTGTCCACACGGTAACGTTCTCTGGACCGCTTTCCTTTTTATTTTCCAGAGTGATCGGAAATAAAATTCGGGAAGAATTGCCTGGCGCAATGAAGAATCTCGCAAAACTCGCAGAAGCAGCTTGA
- a CDS encoding MarR family winged helix-turn-helix transcriptional regulator: MKSKSIFKEERAEESTGFLFWQITNLWQKKIREDLLTLDLTHVQFVLLASLAWFEEAGQKATQVRLAEHAKTDVMMTSKVLRSLESKKLLTRKPDPEDSRANCLFLTGEGKELVAKAVHIVETTDRTFFSILKDEKNFRSSLLDLRQKNA; encoded by the coding sequence ATGAAATCCAAATCCATATTCAAAGAAGAACGGGCGGAAGAAAGTACTGGCTTTCTATTTTGGCAGATCACAAATCTCTGGCAGAAAAAAATCCGGGAAGATCTTCTCACCCTGGACCTAACGCACGTTCAATTTGTGCTCCTCGCGAGTTTGGCTTGGTTTGAAGAAGCAGGCCAGAAAGCCACGCAGGTAAGACTCGCCGAACACGCAAAAACGGACGTGATGATGACTTCCAAAGTTCTTAGGAGTCTGGAATCAAAAAAACTACTAACGCGAAAACCGGATCCGGAAGACTCCCGAGCCAATTGCCTTTTTCTTACGGGAGAAGGAAAAGAACTCGTAGCAAAGGCGGTTCATATCGTGGAAACCACCGATCGAACTTTTTTTTCCATTCTCAAAGACGAAAAGAATTTCAGAAGTTCTCTCTTGGATCTAAGACAAAAGAATGCCTGA
- a CDS encoding RluA family pseudouridine synthase, with amino-acid sequence MPEKHSNFRIFYKSDSFLFAEKPAGIPVHATKDSKRENFSDLLQNQLALPFLRTVNRLDLDTSGLVFFCTDPEKNKEADQILKTSTKIYLCIAVGIVSEDRFTENCYLKDGNKRVKKVFSGGDKAVTEFITLKRNPKENYSVLLAKLHTGRRHQIRFHLSEKGYPIVGDPVYGMSDKLSLGGKKIPQSKRSLLHALGVSFQEKEGEEEQILCPPPADFKKFLDEVWIDPSIFSKFSIK; translated from the coding sequence ATGCCTGAAAAACATTCCAATTTTAGAATATTCTACAAATCGGATTCTTTTCTTTTTGCCGAAAAACCCGCCGGGATTCCGGTCCACGCAACCAAAGATTCCAAAAGAGAAAACTTCTCCGATCTTCTTCAAAATCAACTCGCTCTTCCTTTTTTAAGAACCGTAAATCGTTTGGATTTGGATACGAGCGGCCTCGTATTCTTTTGCACCGACCCGGAAAAAAACAAAGAAGCGGATCAGATTTTAAAAACGTCCACAAAGATCTATCTCTGCATCGCGGTGGGAATTGTTTCCGAGGATCGTTTTACGGAAAACTGCTATCTCAAAGACGGAAATAAAAGAGTAAAAAAAGTATTCTCCGGAGGTGACAAAGCGGTTACCGAGTTTATAACTTTAAAACGAAATCCAAAAGAAAACTATTCCGTGCTTCTGGCAAAACTTCATACGGGAAGAAGGCATCAGATCCGATTTCATCTGAGTGAAAAGGGTTATCCGATCGTAGGCGATCCAGTTTATGGAATGTCCGATAAACTATCGTTAGGCGGTAAAAAAATTCCACAATCAAAACGCTCGCTTTTGCACGCACTCGGAGTTTCCTTTCAAGAAAAAGAAGGAGAAGAAGAACAAATTCTTTGTCCTCCTCCGGCCGATTTCAAAAAATTCTTGGACGAAGTTTGGATCGACCCTTCTATTTTTTCTAAATTCTCCATAAAATAG